The nucleotide window GTCAGACTCACTGGGGCCTACAACAGCAAGGAGTCACAGCATTCCAGCTCTGCTACAGGTTTGCACTGCAGTAAGATTTTATGCAACAGGCAGTTTTTTAAATACTGTTGGTGATACTCTGGGTTTAAGCAAAGCCTCTGTGTCCCGAGTGGTGCACAGGGTGTCAAGTACCCTCTCAGATAAGCTTCCAAAATTCCCAACACAACCTGCAGAGTTGAACAGCATTAAGAGGGGATTCTTCAATGTTGCAAGGTTCCCCAACGTAATAGGGGCCATTGACGGGACACATGTCCGAATCCAGGCACCATCGGACCATGAACATTTGTTTGTGAACAGGAAGGGATATCACAGCCTCAACATTCAAGCTGTTTGCGATTCAAACCTAAAGTTTCTTAATTGTGTGGCCCGCTGGCCTGGATCGTGTCATGATTCGAGAGTCCTACAAAATTCTCAGCTTTACCAGGCATTCGAGGATGGCATTATTGATGGAATCTTGTTGGGTGATTCTGGATACCCGCTGAAGCCATGGCTCCTTACTCCCTTCTTGAATCCTACCACACCAGCACAGAGGAATTACAATGCAGCTCACTGTTCTACTCGAAACACAGTTGAGAGGGCATTTGGGGTTCTCAAAAGGCGGTTCCACTGTCTCCATGGGGAACTGAGGATGATACCTCAGAGAGTGTGCAACATTGTATGTTCGGCTGTTGTTCTACACAACATTGCAAGGTAGGCCTACCTAACCAAACATAACATTTTCAGACACTGGCCTTCCATAAACATATTTAACTAACCACACAAAAGCCAAtcatttttgtttgatttgtcaTTGATAAGGGATCTCAAGCTACCT belongs to Gadus chalcogrammus isolate NIFS_2021 chromosome 5, NIFS_Gcha_1.0, whole genome shotgun sequence and includes:
- the LOC130383182 gene encoding putative nuclease HARBI1; protein product: MARAVRRERIFRDRTNPLKMYNQDEFINRFRLPKEAILRLTDDLSDSLGPTTARSHSIPALLQVCTAVRFYATGSFLNTVGDTLGLSKASVSRVVHRVSSTLSDKLPKFPTQPAELNSIKRGFFNVARFPNVIGAIDGTHVRIQAPSDHEHLFVNRKGYHSLNIQAVCDSNLKFLNCVARWPGSCHDSRVLQNSQLYQAFEDGIIDGILLGDSGYPLKPWLLTPFLNPTTPAQRNYNAAHCSTRNTVERAFGVLKRRFHCLHGELRMIPQRVCNIVCSAVVLHNIAR